A genome region from Paralichthys olivaceus isolate ysfri-2021 chromosome 6, ASM2471397v2, whole genome shotgun sequence includes the following:
- the nkain5 gene encoding sodium/potassium-transporting ATPase subunit beta-1-interacting protein 3 isoform X2, with product MGCCSARCMLVLLCCLQLIAAVERQVFDFLGYQWAPIMINFFHIIVVILGLFGTIQYRSRYVIMYLLWTMLWVGWNVFVSCLYLDLGGLSKDSDILTLSVSSHRSWWKDNGPGCEREGLPSTGWHNQQNPELTTVLSCWLEYQYIEILHCIVQLLISLLGFVYGCYVVSTFSEEEDSYYK from the exons ATGGGCTGCTGCTCCGCAAGATGCATGCTGGTCCTCCTGTGCTGTCTGCAGCTG ATCGCTGCTGTGGAGCGGCAGGTGTTTGACTTCCTGGGTTACCAGTGGGCTCCCATCATGATCAACTTCTTCCACATCATCGTGGTCATCCTGGGCCTGTTCGGCACCATCCAGTACAGATCAAGATACGTCATCATG TACCTGCTCTGGACGATGTTGTGGGTTGGCTGGAATGTCTTTGTGAGCTGCCTTTACTTGGATCTGGGAGGACTTTCAAAG GACAGCGACATCCTGACCCTCAGCGTGTCGTCACATCGCTCCTGGTGGAAGGACAACGGGCCGGGGTGTGAGCGTGAGGGCCTTCCCTCCACCGGGTGGCACAATCAGCAGAACCCTGAGCTGACCACGGTGCTGAGCTGCTGGCTGGAGTATCAGTACATAGAGATCCTGCACTGCATCGTCCAGCTGCTCATATCA CTCTTGGGATTTGTTTATGGCTGCTACGTCGTCAGCACCTTTTCAGAAGAGGAAGACAGTT ATTATAAATAA
- the nkain5 gene encoding sodium/potassium-transporting ATPase subunit beta-1-interacting protein 3 isoform X1 — MGCCSARCMLVLLCCLQLIAAVERQVFDFLGYQWAPIMINFFHIIVVILGLFGTIQYRSRYVIMYLLWTMLWVGWNVFVSCLYLDLGGLSKDSDILTLSVSSHRSWWKDNGPGCEREGLPSTGWHNQQNPELTTVLSCWLEYQYIEILHCIVQLLISLLGFVYGCYVVSTFSEEEDSFNFNAEFHHPSKPPHLLF, encoded by the exons ATGGGCTGCTGCTCCGCAAGATGCATGCTGGTCCTCCTGTGCTGTCTGCAGCTG ATCGCTGCTGTGGAGCGGCAGGTGTTTGACTTCCTGGGTTACCAGTGGGCTCCCATCATGATCAACTTCTTCCACATCATCGTGGTCATCCTGGGCCTGTTCGGCACCATCCAGTACAGATCAAGATACGTCATCATG TACCTGCTCTGGACGATGTTGTGGGTTGGCTGGAATGTCTTTGTGAGCTGCCTTTACTTGGATCTGGGAGGACTTTCAAAG GACAGCGACATCCTGACCCTCAGCGTGTCGTCACATCGCTCCTGGTGGAAGGACAACGGGCCGGGGTGTGAGCGTGAGGGCCTTCCCTCCACCGGGTGGCACAATCAGCAGAACCCTGAGCTGACCACGGTGCTGAGCTGCTGGCTGGAGTATCAGTACATAGAGATCCTGCACTGCATCGTCCAGCTGCTCATATCA CTCTTGGGATTTGTTTATGGCTGCTACGTCGTCAGCACCTTTTCAGAAGAGGAAGACAGTT ttaatTTCAATGCTGAATTTCATCATCCATCCAAACCCCCTCACTTGCTCTTCTAG
- the ythdf1 gene encoding YTH domain-containing family protein 1 — MSAASIDPQTSKGQDASKAFPVSVQNGSLHQKDTVHDNDFEPYLTGQSNQNNSYQSMTDPYLSSYYAPSIGFPYPLSEAPWSTGGDPPIPYLTPYAPLSNGDHHFMHDTVFGQPGGLSSSIYPHRFNFFPENPAFSAWGTSGSQGQQTQSSAYGGSYSYPPSSLGGTLVPDGQTGFHSDTLSKAPGMNSLEQGMLGLKIGGDVTGSGSGVKSAGSVIGGGGSVAAAVATGNGGTPIGMPPPKPTSWAAIASKPAKLQQQKAKNKPGTPIPGGALPPPPIKHSMDIDTWDNKGTAAKMVPPLPPHHHHHHHHHHHQQQHQPQLHSHAPSLLPPLQQSLQSAQSLVQQMTMQGPPPPQSYQNHNSAPTPQTRWIAPRNRNLCYGGGSLDSSCSSNGGGVGNGGGGGGGLLPEPGLESHPVLEKLRAAHSYNPKEFDWNLKNGRVFIIKSYSEDDIHRSIKYSIWCSTEHGNKRLDSAFRAMNSKGPVYLLFSVNGSGHFCGVAEMRSPVDYGTSAGVWAQDKWKGKFDVNWLFVKDVPNSQLRHIRLENNDNKPVTNSRDTQEVPLEKAKQVLKIIAQYKHTTSIFDDFSHYEKKQEEEEVVKKGYEPVPIQSRSRIDQDRQK, encoded by the exons ATGTCTGCCGCTAGTATCGACCCTCAG ACATCGAAGGGACAAGATGCGAGCAAAG CCTTCCCAGTTTCAGTGCAGAATGGCTCCCTCCACCAGAAAGACACGGTCCATGACAATGACTTTGAGCCCTATCTCACCGGCCAGTCCAATCAG AATAACAGTTATCAGTCCATGACAGACCCTTACCTGTCCAGCTACTATGCCCCCTCCATTGGATTTCCTTACCCTCTCAGTGAAGCTCCTTGGTCCACTGGAGGTGACCCACCAATTCCCTACCTGACACCCTATGCACCCCTCAGCAATGGAGACCATCACTTCATGCACGACACAGTGTTTGGGCAGCCGGGTGGGCTCAGCAGCAGTATTTACCCTCACAGGTTTAACTTTTTCCCAGAGAACCCGGCCTTCTCTGCCTGGGGCACCAGTGGTTCTCAGGGCCAGCAGACTCAGAGCTCAGCCTATGGAGGGAGTTACAGCTACCCGCCCAGCTCTCTGGGAGGCACCTTAGTCCCTGATGGGCAGACGGGTTTCCATAGTGACACCCTGAGCAAGGCTCCAGGTATGAACAGCCTAGAGCAGGGCATGCTGGGCCTAAAAATAGGTGGGGATGTGACAGGAAGTGGCTCTGGTGTGAAAAGTGCAGGGTCTGTGATCGGTGgaggtggcagtgtagctgcaGCTGTTGCCACGGGCAACGGAGGCACACCAATCGGAATGCCCCCTCCGAAACCTACATCGTGGGCTGCTATAGCGAGTAAACCTGCCAAGCTGCAGCAACAAAAGGCCAAGAACAAACCTGGCACACCCATCCCTGGAGGCGCCCTGCCTCCACCCCCCATCAAACACAGCATGGACATTGATACATGGGATAATAAAGGGACTGCAGCCAAGATGGTCCCGCCTTtgcccccccaccaccatcatcaccaccatcaccaccaccaccaacagcAGCACCAGCCACAGCTTCACTCCCATGCTCCcagtctcctccctccccttcaACAATCCCTACAGTCTGCCCAGTCCCTCGTGCAGCAGATGACCATGCAGGGTCCTCCACCTCCGCAGTCTTACCAGAACCACAACTCCGCTCCAACACCTCAAACCCGCTGGATAGCCCCACGCAACCGCAACTTGTGCTATGGTGGTGGAAGCTTggacagcagctgctcctccaaCGGAGGCGGTGTTGGTAAcggaggtggagggggtgggggtttgCTTCCAGAGCCGGGTTTAGAGTCCCACCCTGTGCTGGAGAAGCTCCGAGCGGCCCACAGCTACAACCCCAAGGAGTTTGACTGGAACCTCAAGAACGGCCGTGTGTTCATCATCAAGAGCTACTCCGAGGACGACATCCACCGCTCCATCAAGTACTCGATCTGGTGCAGCACGGAGCACGGCAACAAGCGTTTGGACTCAGCCTTCAGAGCGATGAACTCTAAAGGTCCCGTCTACTTGTTGTTCAGCGTTAACGGCAGCGGCCATTTCTGCGGTGTGGCGGAGATGCGCTCACCTGTGGACTACGGCACCAGCGCTGGCGTTTGGGCGCAGGACAAGTGGAAGGGCAAGTTTGACGTGAACTGGTTGTTTGTTAAGGATGTGCCTAATAGCCAGCTGCGTCACATTCGCCTggaaaacaatgacaacaagcCAGTCACCAACTCACGTGACACTCAAGAGGTTCCTCTGGAGAAAGCGAAGCAGGTGCTCAAGATTATTGCCCAGTACAAACACACCACCTCCATCTTTGATGACTTTTCCCACTatgagaagaagcaggaggaggaggaggtggtgaaaAAG ggCTATGAGCCCGTCCCAATACAGAGCCGATCCCGAATCGATCAG gATCGTCAGAAGTGA
- the LOC109642588 gene encoding voltage-gated purine nucleotide uniporter SLC17A9-like: MADKHTSGDGWNDKTVSLLEHKICTITKSMEDDPVNTNLWPRALARRWTLVLFVGTCLLYCARMAMPICAVSMAATFNWSKIESGLVLGGFFWGYCTTQILGGHASDKVGGERILFISTGLWALVTGATPLLAQLGIHTLALMTLGRFLLGLLQGVFFPSLASICSQRFVEAERAFLMSTMHSGTYLGTLMAGGMGSIMLDKYGWQSMFFFTGFLSSLWALLVWQYFLKDEVIPKQLNTHYRPRPHSQWNTSRLLHLLKKPPVWSMVFAHMCIASTSNTLLSWLPMYFKETFPDAPDWAYNVIPWLVAIPSSFSGGYISDFLINHGYSISSVRKIMQLLAMGGSSMFIMILMGGAFTSFPTAVMFVSAAVGLSTFTSCGVSVNVQDLAPSCAGALFGFMNMMGAFMGVVLVSLTGYLIEVTLTWASVFSLISLVNTTGLVVFLLFGDAQRVDLETYGQISLI; this comes from the exons AtggctgacaaacacacatcaggAGACGGCTGGAACGACAAAACTGTATCTCTACTGGAACACAAGATTTGTACAATTACAAAATCTATGGAAGATGATCCCGTAAACACAAACCTGTGGCCGAG AGCTTTGGCACGAAGATGGACGCTGGTGCTGTTTGTCGGCACCTGCCTCCTCTACTGTGCCAGGATGGCCATGCCGATCTGTGCCGTGTCGATGGCCGCCACTTTCAACTGGAGCAAGATCGAATCTGGGCTGGTCCTGGGTGGTTTCTTCTGGGGCTACTGTACCACACAGATCCTGGGGGGACATGCCAGTGACAA AGTGGGAGGAGAGCGCATCCTCTTCATCTCTACAGGCCTGTGGGCTCTGGTCACTGGTGCTACTCCTCTTCTGGCCCAGCTCGGCATTCACACCCTCGCTCTCATGACCCTGGGCAGATTCCTCCTGGGTCTTCTTCAGG GTGTGTTCTTTCCGTCTCTGGCCAGCATTTGCTCTCAGCGTTTCGTGGAAGCAGAGCGAGCCTTTCTAATGAGCACTATGCACAGCGGTACTTACCTTGG AACACTAATGGCAGGTGGAATGGGATCTATCATGCTGGACAAGTATGGCTGGCAAAGCATGTTCTTCTTTACTGGCTTCCTGTCTTCACTGTGGGCACTCCTTGTTTGGCAGTATTTTTTAAAAG ATGAAGTTATCCCCAAGCAACTGAACACTCACTATAGACCGAGACCTCACTCGCAATGGAACACGTCCCGCTTGCTGCATCTGCTTAAGAAGCCTCCAGTCTG GTCCATGGTCTTCGCTCACATGTGCATAGCTAGCACTTCCAACACGTTATTGTCATGGCTGCCAATGTACTTCAAGGAAACATTCCCAGATGCCCCA GACTGGGCGTATAATGTAATTCCGTGGCTTGTTGCAATTCCCTCATCTTTTAGTGGGGGatatatttcagattttctcaTCAATCATG GTTATAGTATATCATCTGTGAGAAAGATAATGCAG CTCTTAGCCATGGGCGGATCGAGTATGTTTATTATGATCCTGATGGGAGGAGCGTTTACATCATTCCCCACTGCAgtgatgtttgtctctgcagctgtggGTCTATCAACCTTCACCAGCTG CGGTGTGTCTGTGAACGTACAGGACCTCGCTCCATCATGTGCTGGTGCTCTCTTCG GTTTTATGAATATGATGGGTGCCTTTATGG GGGTGGTGCTGGTCTCCTTGACGGGTTACCTGATTGAGGTCACCCTGACGTGGGCCTCCGTGTTCTCCCTCATCAGTTTGGTGAACACCACAGGTCTTGTGGTCTTCCTCCTATTTGGAGATGCTCAACGTGTTGACCTGGAAACTTACGGCCAGATTTCCTTGATTTGA
- the LOC109642589 gene encoding glucose-induced degradation protein 8-B homolog, whose amino-acid sequence MMSYAEKPEDITKEEWMDKLNNVHIQRADMNRLIMNYLVTEGFKEAAEKFRMESGIEPSVDLDSLDERIKIREMILKGQIQEAIGLINSLHPELLDTNRYLYFHLQQQHLIELIRLRETESALEFAQTQLAEQGEESRECLTEMERTLALLAFDNPEESPFGDLLNMMQRQKVWSEVNQAVLDYENRESTPKLAKLLKLLLWAQNELDQKKVKYPKMTDLSTGTIEDPK is encoded by the exons ATGATGAGTTATGCTGAAAAGCCAGAAGACATCACCAAAGAAGAGTGGATGGACAAACTGAACAACGTGCACATACAGAGGGCGGACATGAACCGGCTCATCATGAATTACCTGGTGACAG AGGGGTTTAAAGAGGCGGCGGAGAAGTTTCGGATGGAGTCTGGTATCGAGCCGAGTGTGGACCTGGACTCTCTGGACGAGAGGATAAAGATTAGAGAGATGATTCTGAAGGGACAGATACAAGAAGCTATTGGACTCATCAACAGCCTACACCCAGAGCTGCTTGACACCAATCGATACTTGTATTTTCATCTGCAG cagcaacatttgaTTGAGTTAATCAGGCTAAGGGAGACTGAGTCAGCACTGGAGTTTGCCCAGACACAACTGGCCGAGCAAggggaggagagcagagagtgTCTGACGGAGATGGAGAGGACACTAGCCCTTCTGGCTTTTGACAACCCAGAGGAGTCGCCCTTTGGAGACCTGCTCAACATGATGCAGCGACAAAAG GTTTGGAGTGAGGTGAACCAAGCTGTGCTGGACTATGAAAACAGGGAGTCAACGCCCAAACTGGCTAAACTCCTTAAGTTACTGCTGTGGGCGCAGAATGAGCTCGACCAGAAGAAGGTGAAATATCCCAAAATGACTGATCTTAGCACGGGAACCATCGAGGACCCCAAGTGA
- the dnajc5aa gene encoding dnaJ (Hsp40) homolog, subfamily C, member 5aa isoform X2 yields MAEHQRQRSLSTAGESLYLVLGVDKIATSDDIKRSYRKLALKFHPDKNPDNPEAADKFKEINNAHAILNDPTKRNIYDKYGSLGLYVAEQFGEENVNTYFVLSSWWAKALFVFCGLATGCYFCCCLCCCCNCCCGKCKPRPREGQDQDFYVSPEDLEAQLQSDEREAGGDPIVLQPSATETTQLTSDGHHSYHTDTGFN; encoded by the exons ATGGCTGAGCATCAGAGGCAACGCTCTCTGTCCACCGCTGGTGAGTCTCTCTACCTCGTGTTGGGAGTTGACAAGATCGCCACATCCGATGACATCAAGAGATCTTACAG GAAGCTGGCGCTGAAGTTCCACCCTGACAAGAATCCTGACAATCCAGAAGCAGCAGATAAGTTCAAGGAGATAAACAACGCCCATGCGATTCTGAACGACCCCACGAAGCGTAATATTTACGACAAATACGGTTCCCTGGGCCTGTATGTGGCCGAGCAGTTTGGAGAAGAGAATGTTAACACTTACTTTGTGCTCTCCAGCTGGTGGGCGAAG GCTCTGTTTGTGTTCTGCGGCCTGGCCACCGGCTGCTacttctgctgctgcctgtgttgCTGCTGTAACTGCTGCTGTGGAAAATGTAAACCGAGGCCTCGGGAGGGCCAAGACCAGGACTTTTACGTGTCCCCCGAGGACCTGGAGGCCCAGCTGCAGTCTGACGAGAGAG AGGCCGGTGGCGATCCCATAGTGTTGCAGCCGTCGGCCACAGAGACGACCCAGCTAACATCGGATGGGCACCACTCCTACCACACTGACACCGGCTTCAACTAA
- the dnajc5aa gene encoding dnaJ (Hsp40) homolog, subfamily C, member 5aa isoform X1: MAEHQRQRSLSTAGESLYLVLGVDKIATSDDIKRSYRKLALKFHPDKNPDNPEAADKFKEINNAHAILNDPTKRNIYDKYGSLGLYVAEQFGEENVNTYFVLSSWWAKALFVFCGLATGCYFCCCLCCCCNCCCGKCKPRPREGQDQDFYVSPEDLEAQLQSDERGDAEPSLVFEFVDGVDANTHHVVSLCQTEAGGDPIVLQPSATETTQLTSDGHHSYHTDTGFN, translated from the exons ATGGCTGAGCATCAGAGGCAACGCTCTCTGTCCACCGCTGGTGAGTCTCTCTACCTCGTGTTGGGAGTTGACAAGATCGCCACATCCGATGACATCAAGAGATCTTACAG GAAGCTGGCGCTGAAGTTCCACCCTGACAAGAATCCTGACAATCCAGAAGCAGCAGATAAGTTCAAGGAGATAAACAACGCCCATGCGATTCTGAACGACCCCACGAAGCGTAATATTTACGACAAATACGGTTCCCTGGGCCTGTATGTGGCCGAGCAGTTTGGAGAAGAGAATGTTAACACTTACTTTGTGCTCTCCAGCTGGTGGGCGAAG GCTCTGTTTGTGTTCTGCGGCCTGGCCACCGGCTGCTacttctgctgctgcctgtgttgCTGCTGTAACTGCTGCTGTGGAAAATGTAAACCGAGGCCTCGGGAGGGCCAAGACCAGGACTTTTACGTGTCCCCCGAGGACCTGGAGGCCCAGCTGCAGTCTGACGAGAGAGGTGATGCAGAACCGTCTCTAGTTTTTGAATTTGTTGATGGGGTTGATGCAAACACTCACCACGTTGTTTCTCTTTGTCAAACAGAGGCCGGTGGCGATCCCATAGTGTTGCAGCCGTCGGCCACAGAGACGACCCAGCTAACATCGGATGGGCACCACTCCTACCACACTGACACCGGCTTCAACTAA